The DNA sequence CGCGCTTCGCGTTCGCGCAAATGCGGACCGAAAGCCGGCCCGAGATCGTCGAGCGATCCCGCTCCGGAAAGCAACGCATGCGCCCTGGTGCCATAGAGCCGCGCATAGTGCTTGACGAGATCGGTCGGCAGAAAGCGGTAGCGCGCCTTGAGATCACCCAGGAACTGCTCGAAATCGGCATCCGCCATGTCACCACCCGGCAGGTGCGCCGAAGCCGTCCAGGCCGGCCCCATCTTGGGGAAAAAGGGCTTCAAACGCTCCAGCGCGTGTTCGGAAAGCTTGCGGAAGGTGGTGATCTTGCCGCCGAAGACCGAGAGCAGCGGCGCCTGGCCATCGGCCGCATCGACCTCGAAAATGTAGTCGCGGGTGACTGCCGAAGGGTTCTCGGCATTGTCGTCGTAGAGCGGACGCACGCCGGAGAAGCTGTAGACAATATCGTCAGACGTAAGCTGCTGCTTGAAGTAGCGATTCACCGATTTCAGCAGATAGGCGATCTCGTTGTCATCGGCGACCACATCCTCCGGCCGCCCCTCATAGGGGATATCCGTGGTGCCGATCAGCGCCAGGTCGTTCTGGTAGGGATTGATGAAGATCACCCGCTTGTCCGGGTTCTGCACCAGATAGGCCTGTCGCCCCTCCCAGAATTTCGGCACGACGATGTGGCTGCCCTTGACCAGGCGCACGCTACGGCTGGAGTTCAGCCCGCCGATCCGGCCGATGACGTCGTTGACCCAGGGACCGGCGGTGTTGACGACGCACCGCGCCTTCACCTCGGTCTTCACGCCGGTGCGCGTATCGGTCATCTCGATATGCCAGAGCCCGTCCCGCCGGCGGATCGCGCTGCAGGCGGTGCGGGTCAGTACCCGGGCGCCGCAGGCGCGGGCGTCAAGTGCATTCAGGACGACGAGGCGTGCG is a window from the Ensifer adhaerens genome containing:
- a CDS encoding glycerol-3-phosphate dehydrogenase gives rise to the protein MATGATALSSETGVYDLFIVGGGVNGAGIARDAAGRGLSVLLCEKDDLAQGTSSRSGKLVHGGLRYLEYYEFRLVREALIEREVLLNSAPHIIWPMRFVLPHNPEDRPAWLVRLGLFLYDHLGGRKRLPGTRSLDLSTAPEGAPIKREYRKAFEYSDCWVDDARLVVLNALDARACGARVLTRTACSAIRRRDGLWHIEMTDTRTGVKTEVKARCVVNTAGPWVNDVIGRIGGLNSSRSVRLVKGSHIVVPKFWEGRQAYLVQNPDKRVIFINPYQNDLALIGTTDIPYEGRPEDVVADDNEIAYLLKSVNRYFKQQLTSDDIVYSFSGVRPLYDDNAENPSAVTRDYIFEVDAADGQAPLLSVFGGKITTFRKLSEHALERLKPFFPKMGPAWTASAHLPGGDMADADFEQFLGDLKARYRFLPTDLVKHYARLYGTRAHALLSGAGSLDDLGPAFGPHLREREARFLIENEWALTADDILDRRTKHGLHMTPAERQAFTHWLERQQAAA